A genomic window from Tolypothrix sp. PCC 7910 includes:
- a CDS encoding NYN domain-containing protein has product MGSPMNRLSIFVDGNNMFYAQQKNGWFFDPRRVLEYFKHEQSETTLINAFWYTGLKDPQDQRGFRDALISLGYTVRTKILKEYYDDSSGRYSQKANLDIEIVVDMFNTVDQYDRVVLFSGDGDFERAIELLRSKNTHITVVSTEGMIARELRNATDRYIDLNDIRDRIEKTEA; this is encoded by the coding sequence ATGGGTTCCCCAATGAATCGTCTGTCTATTTTTGTAGACGGAAACAATATGTTCTATGCTCAACAAAAAAATGGCTGGTTTTTTGACCCACGAAGAGTTTTAGAATATTTTAAACACGAGCAATCAGAAACAACATTAATCAATGCATTCTGGTACACAGGCTTAAAAGACCCACAAGATCAAAGAGGTTTTCGAGATGCTCTTATTAGTTTAGGATATACAGTAAGAACTAAAATTCTTAAAGAATATTATGATGATTCATCTGGTCGCTATTCACAAAAAGCTAATTTAGATATTGAAATTGTTGTAGATATGTTTAATACAGTAGACCAGTATGACAGAGTAGTATTATTTAGCGGTGATGGGGATTTTGAGAGAGCAATTGAATTATTACGTTCAAAAAATACACATATTACAGTAGTATCTACAGAAGGAATGATCGCCAGAGAATTACGTAATGCTACTGATAGATATATAGATTTGAATGATATTAGAGACAGAATAGAAAAGACAGAAGCTTAA
- a CDS encoding serine/threonine-protein kinase codes for MAEEPTSTSAKKYVSAANSQLGKPTKATSTALTYHTQLMSWFGHLLTGVSAIGAALLSSSGLSIVQLMESQALSTFFQLRGPIAPPEDIVILAIDSQSISVPEQYYKTDPQQYAYLEPLKSFPFKRAAYADVIRKLMQAGAKSVAVDVIFDTESSYGAADDRQLKAVLQKYGSKVTLASVYETSESHQGTFNKLTLPQPMFRIGAVSIGTVNFPLEVDGKIHRLASEFNKSLAEDNLIDKVSSFDEAALRAARIKYSRPKGDRIHFWGPAGTFEQIPFWYVLDPQNWKNYLEQGKVFKNKIVVIGATAQLGNDYHPVVAGNNWLYPERMSGVEVHANAIATLIEDKAIAQGISSSPLQGVFVLGLVGGVGIVCARRKRGISRLIVSIGCATIWGGISYVLFVHYQLIYPTTVPMVAIAFIGLSYLGTEIARESIKKRQLVDIFQKYKSSPVVQEIISQQQDLQDLLQQRDLAVAGKILGGRYRIVKVLGSGGFSETYIAEDLQRPGHPQCVVKQLKPANTKATGLQLARRLFNSEAQTLERLGKHHQIPQLLAYFEQDEEFYLVQEFVVGHPLSKELPAGQSLLETSVIELLRDLLQTLAFVHQNSVIHRDIKPSNIIRRHSDWKLVLIDFGAVKEVSTLQTENQEQTPFTIGIGTKGYAPNEQCFGRPQYSSDIYAVGMIGIRAVTGIAPHELERDADGELQWREHAVINPALAAILSKMVLEDYKQRYQSASEALVAVEQLIGSTRNFRTEQNPIKDVTDAIDDPDAPTTPWEG; via the coding sequence ATGGCAGAAGAACCTACGTCTACCTCAGCTAAAAAATATGTCTCTGCTGCCAATAGCCAGTTAGGCAAACCAACTAAAGCAACTTCGACTGCATTAACCTACCATACCCAACTAATGTCTTGGTTTGGTCATCTGCTGACTGGTGTTTCCGCAATAGGAGCAGCACTACTGAGTAGTTCTGGTTTGAGCATTGTGCAGTTGATGGAAAGTCAGGCACTTTCTACGTTTTTTCAACTGCGCGGGCCGATTGCACCTCCAGAAGACATTGTGATTTTAGCCATAGACAGTCAGTCTATATCAGTCCCTGAACAGTACTATAAAACAGATCCACAACAGTATGCTTACCTGGAACCACTGAAATCTTTTCCATTTAAACGTGCTGCTTATGCTGATGTCATCAGAAAATTGATGCAGGCTGGTGCGAAATCTGTGGCAGTAGACGTAATTTTTGATACAGAGAGTAGTTATGGTGCCGCCGACGATCGCCAACTCAAAGCAGTGTTACAAAAATATGGCAGTAAAGTTACCTTAGCTTCTGTATATGAAACCTCTGAGTCACATCAAGGCACCTTTAATAAATTAACGCTGCCTCAGCCAATGTTTCGTATCGGTGCTGTATCTATAGGTACAGTAAATTTTCCCCTAGAAGTTGATGGTAAAATTCATCGTTTAGCAAGTGAGTTTAATAAGTCATTAGCAGAAGATAACTTAATAGATAAAGTGTCTTCCTTTGACGAAGCAGCGCTGAGGGCAGCCAGAATTAAATATTCACGACCAAAAGGCGATCGCATTCATTTTTGGGGGCCAGCCGGAACATTTGAGCAAATTCCCTTTTGGTACGTTCTTGACCCCCAAAATTGGAAAAATTATTTAGAGCAGGGAAAGGTTTTCAAAAATAAAATTGTAGTGATTGGAGCTACTGCACAGTTAGGTAATGACTATCATCCAGTAGTGGCGGGTAATAACTGGCTATATCCAGAACGCATGTCAGGCGTAGAAGTTCATGCCAACGCAATCGCCACTTTAATAGAAGATAAAGCGATCGCTCAAGGAATTAGCAGTTCACCTCTGCAAGGTGTATTTGTGCTGGGTTTAGTTGGTGGTGTCGGCATCGTCTGTGCTAGACGTAAGCGTGGTATCAGTAGATTAATTGTCAGCATTGGCTGTGCGACTATTTGGGGAGGCATCAGCTACGTATTATTTGTACATTACCAGTTAATCTACCCGACTACTGTCCCAATGGTAGCGATCGCCTTTATCGGCTTATCCTATCTGGGAACCGAAATCGCTAGGGAAAGCATTAAAAAGCGGCAATTAGTTGATATATTTCAAAAATATAAATCTTCGCCTGTTGTGCAAGAAATCATCAGCCAACAACAAGACTTACAAGATTTACTGCAACAACGCGATTTAGCTGTAGCCGGCAAAATCCTCGGTGGACGCTATAGAATTGTTAAAGTTCTTGGTTCTGGAGGATTTAGCGAAACCTACATTGCAGAAGATCTGCAACGTCCAGGTCACCCGCAATGTGTAGTTAAACAACTCAAACCAGCCAACACCAAAGCCACAGGATTGCAACTAGCCAGACGTTTATTTAATTCTGAAGCGCAAACCTTAGAAAGATTGGGAAAACATCACCAAATTCCCCAATTATTAGCTTATTTTGAACAAGACGAAGAATTTTATTTAGTTCAAGAATTTGTAGTTGGTCATCCCTTAAGTAAAGAATTACCTGCAGGTCAATCGCTTTTAGAAACCTCAGTTATCGAACTGTTACGGGATTTATTGCAAACATTGGCATTTGTGCATCAAAACAGTGTAATTCACCGTGATATTAAACCCAGTAACATTATCCGCCGACATTCAGATTGGAAATTAGTACTAATTGACTTTGGTGCTGTGAAAGAGGTCTCTACACTGCAAACAGAAAATCAAGAACAAACCCCTTTTACCATTGGGATTGGGACTAAAGGTTATGCACCCAACGAACAATGTTTTGGTCGTCCCCAATACAGTAGCGACATCTATGCAGTCGGGATGATTGGCATTAGGGCCGTGACTGGTATCGCCCCCCACGAACTAGAAAGAGATGCTGACGGAGAGTTGCAATGGCGCGAACATGCAGTTATCAACCCAGCCTTAGCTGCGATTCTCAGTAAAATGGTCTTAGAAGATTACAAGCAGCGTTATCAATCTGCGTCAGAAGCATTGGTTGCGGTAGAACAGTTGATTGGGTCAACTCGTAATTTTAGAACCGAACAAAACCCCATTAAAGATGTCACAGATGCAATTGACGATCCAGACGCTCCGACTACACCTTGGGAAGGATGA